A stretch of the Actinomyces qiguomingii genome encodes the following:
- a CDS encoding Tox-REase-5 domain-containing protein, protein MVVVSKYDDILGDDYTRSRRGVEVDAAGAGGATATTATATAAAGFGGGGSSSGFGDGGGRGIGGGLPVGEYGGGGGSFGGVDSSVVQAEDTSTGLSGLRLIEDGRDVVDALETDSWVDDAFAGFGTVVDAVALVVDPIGEVLGTAIAWAIEHLDPLKTWLYELTGDPGQVAAGAGTWANIAAKLDTCSEDLTDSVRVRLAGQSSLAVEAYKSFQLDNAVRLSLLGSLAGAVSKGLTVASVIVQVVHDMVRDAIADVLSKLTTKLGLTLVTAGVAGIWAAPALMEDVSEWAVRLRREVSAVVRSACSLGKLFKRANALMDDLADSLKGLGSRPAMAAAGPTTPTPRTPRTPGAARSSNTTPRPKTGSTGGGKTGSTGGGRGTGGSGKGADCPYAPRDGNHYPGVRNPTRGASDGGPGAWGPGKNYGSNRSQAYEEQISGVSVETSYIVDGVEFDGFYDGVLHDAKGFYYELTKTPFAPNVIDDLVDGAERQVEAVLAAGTNTPIRWYMAEPEMLELLQDMQGLGDFPAGIELVHVPPDF, encoded by the coding sequence ATGGTTGTTGTGAGTAAGTATGACGACATTCTGGGTGATGATTACACCAGGAGTCGGCGTGGGGTCGAGGTGGACGCTGCCGGTGCTGGTGGCGCCACCGCCACTACTGCTACTGCTACTGCTGCTGCTGGGTTTGGTGGTGGTGGTAGTAGCAGCGGTTTCGGTGATGGTGGTGGTCGTGGTATCGGGGGTGGTTTGCCTGTGGGGGAGTATGGTGGGGGTGGTGGTTCCTTTGGTGGTGTTGATTCGTCGGTGGTGCAGGCGGAGGATACGTCGACGGGGTTGTCGGGTCTGCGTTTGATTGAGGATGGTCGGGATGTTGTTGATGCGTTGGAGACTGATTCGTGGGTGGATGATGCGTTTGCGGGGTTTGGCACGGTGGTTGATGCGGTGGCGTTGGTGGTTGATCCGATTGGTGAGGTGTTGGGTACTGCGATTGCGTGGGCGATTGAGCATTTGGATCCGCTGAAGACCTGGTTGTATGAGCTTACTGGTGATCCTGGGCAGGTGGCTGCGGGTGCTGGGACGTGGGCGAATATTGCGGCGAAGCTGGATACGTGTAGTGAGGATCTGACTGATTCGGTCCGGGTGCGGTTGGCTGGGCAGTCGTCGCTGGCGGTGGAGGCGTATAAGTCGTTTCAGTTGGATAATGCGGTGCGGTTGTCGTTGTTGGGGTCGTTGGCGGGGGCTGTTTCCAAGGGGTTGACGGTGGCGTCGGTGATCGTGCAGGTCGTGCATGACATGGTGCGTGATGCGATCGCTGATGTGTTGTCGAAGTTGACTACTAAGCTTGGTCTTACCCTTGTGACTGCGGGGGTGGCGGGGATCTGGGCGGCGCCTGCGTTGATGGAGGATGTGTCTGAGTGGGCGGTGCGTCTGCGTCGTGAGGTCAGTGCGGTGGTCAGGTCCGCTTGTAGTTTGGGGAAGTTGTTCAAGCGGGCCAACGCGTTGATGGATGACCTCGCCGATAGTCTTAAAGGGCTTGGGTCTCGTCCTGCGATGGCTGCTGCCGGCCCCACGACCCCCACGCCCCGCACCCCCCGCACCCCCGGGGCCGCCCGGTCCTCCAACACCACACCCCGACCCAAAACAGGCAGCACCGGCGGCGGCAAAACAGGCAGCACCGGTGGTGGTAGAGGCACCGGTGGTTCTGGTAAGGGTGCTGATTGTCCTTATGCGCCGCGGGATGGGAATCACTATCCGGGTGTGCGCAACCCGACTCGGGGTGCTAGTGATGGTGGTCCGGGTGCTTGGGGGCCGGGTAAGAACTATGGGTCGAATCGTTCCCAGGCCTATGAGGAGCAGATCTCCGGGGTGAGTGTGGAGACCTCCTACATTGTTGATGGTGTGGAGTTCGACGGTTTCTACGATGGTGTCCTCCATGACGCCAAGGGCTTCTACTATGAGCTGACTAAAACCCCATTCGCCCCTAACGTAATTGATGATTTGGTAGACGGTGCGGAGCGTCAGGTAGAGGCGGTGCTGGCGGCTGGTACTAACACGCCTATACGCTGGTATATGGCCGAACCGGAAATGCTCGAGCTACTCCAAGACATGCAGGGACTGGGGGATTTCCCGGCTGGGATTGAGTTGGTGCACGTCCCACCGGATTTCTAA
- a CDS encoding siderophore-interacting protein — protein sequence MSTRAAGPTPFRFFPVRVVRIVDVTPHLRRVTFTGEELEDFADPGWDQRIKLVLPAVDGGYAHLPTGPHWYGAWRALPAEQRPPIRTYTTRAVRLGPVGAARAGKADLAPIAPAVSRTGTAGTQVDVDMVVHTPLGPAAHWLGAARPGTSAVLLGPSRAWLSAQPDGVLAGGVDFVPPSVTGRFLIGGDETAAPAIARILEDLPTTARGIAVVELPTAADAAYLPTHPGIEVRVLARAEHPHGERLVAGVKRAAAELIPEGQPQEVEEIDVDRELLWEVPRTARGGAALKRADVYAWLAGEAGAVCALRRHLVSERGLDRRAVAFMGYWRRGRAEGS from the coding sequence GTGAGCACACGCGCAGCTGGGCCTACCCCGTTCCGGTTCTTCCCGGTGCGTGTGGTTCGGATCGTGGATGTCACGCCGCATCTGCGGCGGGTGACCTTCACCGGGGAGGAGCTGGAGGACTTCGCCGACCCGGGCTGGGATCAGCGGATCAAGCTGGTGCTGCCCGCCGTCGACGGCGGCTACGCGCACCTACCCACGGGTCCGCACTGGTATGGCGCCTGGCGGGCCCTGCCGGCCGAGCAGCGGCCGCCGATTCGCACCTACACCACGCGCGCCGTACGACTCGGGCCCGTGGGCGCGGCCCGGGCCGGTAAGGCTGACCTTGCACCCATCGCGCCGGCTGTGAGCCGGACGGGCACAGCCGGGACGCAGGTCGACGTGGACATGGTGGTGCATACGCCGCTGGGCCCGGCCGCCCACTGGCTGGGGGCCGCCCGCCCGGGCACGTCGGCAGTGCTGCTGGGGCCTTCGCGGGCCTGGCTGAGTGCGCAGCCGGACGGCGTGTTAGCCGGCGGGGTGGATTTTGTGCCGCCGTCCGTCACCGGCCGGTTCCTGATCGGCGGGGATGAGACGGCGGCTCCGGCGATCGCCAGGATCCTGGAGGACCTGCCGACAACAGCGCGAGGCATCGCCGTCGTCGAGCTGCCCACCGCGGCCGATGCCGCCTACCTGCCGACACATCCGGGCATTGAGGTACGAGTGCTCGCACGTGCCGAGCACCCGCATGGCGAGCGGCTCGTGGCGGGTGTAAAGCGGGCTGCGGCCGAGCTCATCCCGGAGGGGCAGCCGCAGGAGGTCGAGGAGATCGACGTCGATCGGGAGTTGCTGTGGGAGGTGCCGCGCACCGCCCGCGGCGGGGCCGCCCTCAAGCGGGCCGACGTATATGCGTGGCTGGCCGGCGAGGCGGGAGCGGTGTGCGCCCTGCGCCGCCACCTGGTGTCCGAACGGGGGCTGGACCGGCGGGCGGTAGCCTTCATGGGCTATTGGCGCCGAGGTCGCGCCGAGGGCAGCTGA
- a CDS encoding ABC transporter ATP-binding protein yields the protein MNPGQVRPGATPVGACAAPAKPTDPADSRDRTRESGRATARSLSTRRLRSGYGRRTVVDGVDITVPTGAITVIVGANACGKSTLLKTMARILAPASGSVLLDGRDVTTIPTKRLATRLGLLPQQPIAPEGIVVADLVGRARHPHQGLFRSASATDRRIVEEALLATNTAQLADRSVDELSGGQRQRVWIAMALAQRTDVLLLDEPTTFLDLTHQVEVLDLLTDLNRERGTTIVMVLHDINLAARYADHVIAMREGRVVAAGAPGQVVSPGLMREVFGLEAEVITDPVSDTPLVLPKGRHHVVGAEDSGHDAHAAGGAVTAHATPLLSQVPAAGDNT from the coding sequence ATGAATCCTGGTCAAGTCCGGCCCGGCGCGACACCGGTCGGGGCCTGCGCAGCCCCAGCAAAACCAACCGATCCGGCCGATTCACGCGACAGGACCCGCGAATCCGGCCGCGCCACCGCCCGCAGCCTGAGCACCCGGCGACTGCGCTCCGGATATGGGCGGCGCACCGTCGTCGACGGCGTCGATATCACCGTGCCCACGGGCGCCATCACGGTGATTGTGGGGGCGAACGCCTGCGGGAAGTCAACCCTGCTGAAGACCATGGCGCGGATTCTGGCGCCAGCGTCCGGGTCGGTGCTGCTTGATGGCCGAGATGTCACCACGATTCCGACCAAGCGCCTAGCCACCCGGCTTGGGCTGCTGCCGCAGCAGCCGATCGCGCCGGAGGGGATCGTCGTCGCCGATCTGGTGGGCCGCGCCCGGCACCCGCACCAGGGGCTGTTCCGCTCCGCCTCGGCCACGGACCGGAGGATCGTGGAGGAGGCGCTGTTGGCCACCAACACGGCGCAGCTGGCCGACCGGAGCGTGGACGAGCTCTCGGGCGGGCAGCGGCAGCGGGTGTGGATCGCGATGGCGCTGGCCCAGCGCACCGACGTGCTGCTGCTGGACGAGCCCACCACCTTCCTGGACCTGACCCACCAGGTGGAGGTGCTGGATCTGCTCACCGACCTGAACCGGGAACGCGGCACCACCATCGTTATGGTGCTGCACGACATCAACCTGGCGGCCCGCTACGCAGATCATGTCATCGCCATGCGCGAGGGCCGGGTGGTGGCCGCGGGGGCGCCCGGACAGGTGGTCAGCCCCGGCCTGATGCGGGAAGTGTTCGGCCTGGAAGCCGAGGTGATCACCGATCCGGTTTCGGACACGCCGCTGGTGCTGCCCAAGGGACGTCATCACGTGGTCGGGGCGGAGGACTCGGGGCACGACGCGCACGCAGCTGGAGGCGCGGTGACCGCGCATGCCACCCCGTTGCTTTCCCAAGTTCCCGCTGCTGGTGACAACACGTGA
- a CDS encoding FecCD family ABC transporter permease, giving the protein MSTPGVATASLATCAAPGTSPYRVGRGSPVNDPRPGFTEAGRRRRRRRYLTVTTALALLVFCLWWVMVLYGSIWYSPAEVIAVMAGRDVPGASFAVGQLRLPRALLGLTAGLAFGMAGRTCQTMLRNQLASPDIIGITSGASMAAVFAIVVLGWSGLRVNLLALVCGLGTALVIYLLSGSGSTQGGRLILIGIGISAMFSSVISYLQLKASIYSVADAMRWLSGSLGDAGWAQVPVLGGAVVVLGGTLLALGRNLTALSLGEETATGLGVHVNRTRLVLLLSTVALAAFATAATGPISFVAFLAGPITARLVGRTDRALLAPSALMGAAIVLGADLAGQHLFPTALPVGVVTGIIGAPYLLLQLIRLNREGTSA; this is encoded by the coding sequence GTGAGCACCCCCGGTGTGGCAACCGCATCCTTAGCGACCTGCGCCGCGCCGGGTACGAGTCCTTATCGCGTCGGCCGCGGATCTCCCGTTAACGATCCGCGGCCGGGTTTCACCGAGGCGGGTCGCCGCCGTCGCCGACGCCGTTACCTTACCGTCACGACGGCGTTGGCGCTGCTCGTGTTCTGCCTGTGGTGGGTGATGGTGCTGTACGGCTCGATCTGGTACTCCCCCGCCGAAGTGATTGCCGTGATGGCGGGGCGGGACGTGCCCGGGGCGTCCTTCGCCGTCGGGCAGTTGCGCCTGCCCCGCGCCCTGCTGGGGTTGACGGCGGGGCTCGCATTCGGAATGGCGGGCCGCACCTGTCAGACGATGCTCCGCAACCAGCTCGCCAGCCCGGACATCATCGGCATCACCTCCGGGGCGTCCATGGCGGCGGTCTTCGCGATTGTGGTGCTGGGGTGGTCCGGCCTGCGCGTGAACCTGCTGGCACTGGTATGCGGGCTGGGCACGGCCCTGGTCATCTACCTGCTGTCGGGGTCTGGCAGCACCCAGGGCGGGCGCCTGATCCTGATCGGCATCGGCATCTCCGCCATGTTTTCCTCCGTAATCTCCTACTTGCAGTTGAAGGCCTCGATCTACTCCGTCGCCGACGCCATGCGCTGGCTGTCGGGATCGCTGGGGGACGCCGGCTGGGCGCAGGTGCCGGTGCTGGGCGGCGCCGTCGTCGTCCTCGGCGGCACGCTGCTCGCGCTGGGACGGAATCTGACCGCGCTTTCGCTGGGTGAAGAGACGGCGACCGGCCTGGGGGTGCATGTGAACCGCACCCGCCTGGTGCTGTTGCTGTCCACCGTGGCGCTGGCGGCCTTCGCGACAGCGGCCACCGGGCCAATCTCATTCGTCGCCTTCCTCGCCGGCCCGATCACCGCCCGTCTAGTGGGGCGCACCGACCGGGCGTTGCTGGCGCCGTCGGCGCTGATGGGGGCCGCAATAGTGCTTGGCGCGGACCTGGCCGGTCAGCATTTGTTCCCCACCGCGCTGCCGGTCGGGGTGGTCACCGGAATCATCGGCGCCCCCTACCTGCTGCTTCAACTCATCCGCCTTAACCGGGAGGGAACCTCCGCATGA
- a CDS encoding FecCD family ABC transporter permease, translating into MTAHGPLAPPDPVTPSDTASGAPTEPPGEFRSSRPVRARRPLVALGLLTALLALAIVCSIAFGARVVSLGEILDGLTGRGQELGALAVAERVPRTATAVVAGAALGVSGALMQALTRNPIADPGILGVNTGASLAVVAAIAFAHISSLWEYLWVAMVGAGATAVVVYTIGSLGPGGTTPVKLALAGVATSAALSALISAIMLPRAEGLTDFRFWQVGSLGRGSWAALATVAPFLLLAAALAATVARPLNSLALGEQMAVGLGVKVGRTRLLAAAAGVIACATTTALAGPIGFVGLMVPHAVRMLVGPDNRWLLPLAALGGAALLTFADVLGRVIARPGEVSVGVVTAFVGAPVLIAIARGAKVREL; encoded by the coding sequence GTGACCGCCCACGGCCCGCTCGCCCCGCCCGATCCAGTTACGCCGTCGGATACCGCCTCCGGCGCGCCCACCGAACCGCCAGGCGAATTCCGGTCCTCCCGGCCCGTCCGCGCCCGCCGACCGCTGGTGGCGCTCGGTCTTCTCACCGCCCTGCTGGCACTCGCCATCGTGTGCTCAATAGCCTTCGGTGCGCGCGTGGTCAGTCTCGGGGAGATTCTGGACGGCCTGACCGGCAGGGGCCAGGAGCTCGGCGCGCTGGCGGTGGCAGAGCGGGTGCCGCGCACGGCCACCGCCGTGGTCGCAGGGGCGGCGCTGGGGGTATCGGGGGCGCTCATGCAGGCGCTCACCCGCAATCCGATCGCCGACCCCGGCATCCTCGGCGTCAATACCGGGGCGTCGCTGGCGGTTGTCGCCGCCATCGCCTTCGCACACATATCCTCGCTGTGGGAGTACCTGTGGGTGGCGATGGTCGGGGCGGGGGCCACCGCAGTGGTCGTGTACACCATCGGCTCGCTCGGGCCTGGCGGCACCACACCGGTCAAGCTGGCCCTGGCCGGCGTAGCCACGAGCGCGGCCCTGTCCGCGCTGATAAGCGCCATCATGCTGCCGCGAGCCGAGGGGCTGACCGATTTCCGCTTCTGGCAGGTGGGCTCGCTGGGGCGAGGCTCCTGGGCCGCGCTGGCCACCGTCGCCCCCTTCCTGCTGCTGGCCGCCGCCCTGGCCGCCACAGTGGCCCGACCACTGAACTCCCTGGCACTGGGTGAACAGATGGCCGTGGGACTGGGGGTGAAGGTGGGCCGCACCCGCCTGCTGGCGGCGGCCGCTGGCGTAATTGCCTGTGCGACGACGACGGCGCTGGCCGGCCCGATCGGTTTCGTCGGGCTGATGGTGCCGCATGCCGTACGCATGCTGGTGGGGCCGGATAACCGGTGGCTGCTACCCTTGGCGGCCCTGGGCGGCGCGGCGCTACTGACCTTCGCGGACGTGCTGGGGCGGGTGATCGCCCGCCCCGGTGAGGTGAGTGTGGGTGTGGTGACCGCTTTCGTGGGTGCCCCGGTTCTGATCGCGATTGCCCGTGGCGCTAAGGTGCGTGAACTGTGA
- a CDS encoding iron-siderophore ABC transporter substrate-binding protein: MTVSRKSFLTAGLAAPIAAILAACTADSSDNSTASVATAVTTGEISVEHAFGTTVIPAGASRFTAIAWGNHDVALALDVMPAGLSSQEWGTEDGSGMMEWTKQKVDELVAAGAEQPVLFDDTDGYDFEAIAETHPDVILAAYSGLSQEDYDTLTKIAPTVAYPGVPWGTKWREMIRLNSQAMGLAEQGDALITDLEQQIDDAVAQYPQIAGKSAAFFYMSQSDTSTIGFYTTADPRTAFMTDLGMTIPASVQAVSDAEPETFFIDVSSENADQVADVDVMIIYGENSDLAALQADSLVGTIPAIKNGAVAFVGNGAPLSASTNPGPLSIPWGIKEYVALIAAAADKAAAS; the protein is encoded by the coding sequence GTGACCGTCTCACGCAAGTCCTTCCTGACGGCCGGCCTGGCCGCACCCATCGCCGCGATCCTGGCCGCTTGCACCGCCGATTCCTCCGACAACTCCACCGCTTCCGTCGCCACCGCGGTAACCACCGGGGAGATCAGCGTCGAACACGCCTTCGGCACTACCGTCATCCCCGCCGGCGCCTCCCGCTTCACGGCCATCGCCTGGGGCAACCATGACGTCGCGCTGGCGCTGGACGTCATGCCCGCCGGCCTTTCCAGCCAGGAATGGGGCACGGAGGACGGCTCCGGCATGATGGAGTGGACCAAGCAGAAGGTCGACGAGCTCGTTGCCGCAGGCGCCGAGCAGCCCGTACTGTTCGACGACACCGACGGCTACGACTTCGAGGCCATCGCCGAGACCCACCCCGATGTGATCCTGGCCGCCTACTCCGGTCTGAGCCAGGAGGATTACGACACCTTGACCAAGATTGCCCCCACCGTTGCCTACCCCGGCGTGCCCTGGGGGACCAAGTGGCGGGAAATGATTCGCCTGAACTCCCAGGCCATGGGCCTGGCCGAGCAGGGCGATGCCCTCATCACCGACCTGGAGCAGCAGATCGACGACGCCGTCGCCCAGTACCCACAGATCGCCGGCAAGTCGGCGGCCTTCTTCTACATGAGCCAGTCCGACACCTCCACAATCGGCTTCTACACCACCGCCGATCCGCGCACCGCCTTCATGACCGACCTGGGCATGACCATTCCCGCGTCCGTGCAGGCCGTCTCCGACGCCGAACCGGAGACCTTCTTCATTGACGTCTCCAGCGAAAACGCCGACCAAGTAGCGGATGTGGACGTGATGATCATCTACGGGGAGAACTCCGACCTGGCCGCTCTTCAGGCCGACTCACTGGTGGGCACCATCCCCGCCATCAAGAACGGCGCGGTCGCGTTCGTCGGCAACGGCGCGCCGCTGTCGGCCTCCACCAACCCCGGCCCGCTGTCCATCCCGTGGGGCATCAAGGAATATGTCGCCCTGATCGCCGCCGCCGCGGACAAGGCCGCCGCCTCCTGA
- a CDS encoding sugar O-acetyltransferase, with protein sequence MSQQSHNDPGADTGMDPREVEVRRRMAAQELYLDEGPGLEALTEQRIRGKELAAAYNATSPRDAEGRRRLLEEIFDQIGEYFWVEPPLHVAYGSHTRVGSPVYANAGLQIIDDSPVTIGNRVMFGPRVMIATAGHPIHPEARDRGQQFSAPVVIEDDVWIGGNVTILPGVTIGRGSVIAAGAVVNANVPPMVVAGGVPARVLREITDADRDWSYQAPRTLPVPGRQTEGDGV encoded by the coding sequence ATGAGTCAGCAGAGCCACAATGATCCCGGAGCGGACACCGGAATGGATCCCCGCGAGGTGGAAGTGCGCCGGCGCATGGCCGCCCAGGAGCTGTACCTGGATGAGGGGCCGGGCTTGGAGGCGTTGACCGAGCAGCGCATCCGCGGCAAGGAGCTCGCCGCCGCCTATAACGCCACCTCGCCGCGTGACGCCGAGGGGCGCCGACGTCTGCTTGAGGAGATCTTCGACCAGATCGGTGAGTACTTCTGGGTGGAGCCGCCGCTGCACGTCGCCTACGGCAGCCACACGCGGGTGGGCTCACCCGTGTACGCCAACGCGGGGCTGCAGATAATTGACGACTCTCCGGTGACTATCGGCAACCGGGTGATGTTCGGCCCGCGGGTGATGATCGCCACCGCCGGCCATCCCATCCATCCCGAGGCCCGCGACCGCGGCCAGCAGTTCTCCGCACCGGTGGTGATCGAGGATGACGTGTGGATCGGCGGGAATGTGACGATCCTGCCGGGGGTGACCATAGGCCGCGGCTCCGTGATCGCGGCGGGCGCCGTCGTCAACGCCAATGTGCCGCCCATGGTGGTGGCGGGCGGTGTGCCCGCGCGTGTGCTGCGCGAGATCACCGACGCCGACCGCGACTGGTCCTACCAGGCCCCCCGCACACTGCCCGTGCCCGGCAGGCAGACGGAGGGCGACGGCGTCTGA
- a CDS encoding Fic family protein yields MRLDRDGFARAGAEVFAYLNQAHPFREGNGRTSKVFMKHVAERSRFTLDFSRVSPEVWNQANMLSGPDLGRYEPVPDSLVPIFRVIAQPRATGPSNPSTDMGRSTVRASYPQVTAEETRRSSAAIQQQRPSRRPGRGQGSQGVER; encoded by the coding sequence ATGAGGCTGGACCGTGACGGCTTCGCACGAGCCGGCGCCGAGGTCTTCGCCTACTTGAACCAGGCGCACCCCTTTCGAGAGGGTAATGGTCGCACCTCCAAGGTATTCATGAAGCATGTGGCTGAGCGGTCGCGCTTTACTCTTGACTTCAGTCGGGTGAGTCCCGAGGTGTGGAACCAGGCCAACATGTTGTCCGGGCCTGACCTGGGTCGCTACGAACCCGTGCCCGACTCGCTTGTGCCGATCTTCCGTGTTATCGCTCAGCCACGCGCCACCGGCCCGTCAAATCCGTCGACGGACATGGGACGATCGACGGTCCGAGCGTCCTACCCACAGGTGACGGCTGAAGAGACGAGGCGGTCTTCCGCTGCTATCCAGCAGCAGCGACCTAGTCGCCGGCCTGGCCGTGGCCAAGGATCCCAGGGGGTGGAGCGGTGA
- a CDS encoding Fic family protein, whose product MSGQVAVPRTYDADHVRAIHGYLFQDVYEWAGQYRSVNMSKNFSSFADVRAGEIDRYLADVQN is encoded by the coding sequence ATGTCAGGTCAGGTTGCCGTTCCCAGGACGTATGACGCCGACCATGTGCGTGCGATCCACGGTTACCTGTTCCAAGACGTCTACGAATGGGCCGGTCAGTACCGGAGCGTGAACATGTCGAAGAACTTTTCCTCCTTCGCTGACGTCCGCGCTGGCGAAATTGACCGGTACCTGGCCGACGTGCAAAATTGA
- a CDS encoding antitoxin VbhA family protein produces MAEKFDVEDRWPELFEHLDQAQRRAVVQSLASAWHEGWVPNREDVENLTDEARGAIDAAEYRRRAHAAARRRAARRGALAAVR; encoded by the coding sequence ATGGCTGAGAAGTTCGATGTTGAGGATCGTTGGCCTGAGCTGTTCGAGCATCTTGATCAGGCCCAGCGGCGTGCCGTTGTGCAGTCGCTCGCCAGCGCGTGGCACGAGGGCTGGGTCCCGAACCGTGAGGACGTGGAGAACCTGACCGACGAGGCCCGTGGGGCGATCGACGCCGCTGAGTATCGTCGTCGCGCCCATGCTGCTGCCCGTCGTCGTGCCGCCCGTCGCGGGGCGCTTGCTGCTGTGCGCTGA
- a CDS encoding ROK family glucokinase → MALSIGVDVGGTKIAAGVVDEDGTVLATARRDSPATSREAIFTTIADVANELAAKYDVEAIGVGAAGFTSSDRNTMVYGTNLDWTGARIADEIASRTGKKVVVENDANAAGWAEARFGGGKGAQNVLVVTLGTGVGGAVIIDGHLVRGAAGFAAEIGHINVVPDGRPCGCGQRGCLERYGSGTALGVNGWELAKFRPDYAARIIELSGGDQNRISGKAVTAAAREGDPAALECYTHLGSALGRGLADLCAVLDPEVIVLTGGLTEAGDILLNPVRATFNERLTAHAHRPEIPIVISSSGQEAGLIGAADLARQN, encoded by the coding sequence ATGGCACTGAGCATCGGCGTCGACGTGGGTGGAACCAAGATCGCCGCAGGCGTGGTGGACGAGGACGGCACCGTACTGGCAACCGCCCGCCGCGACTCCCCCGCCACCAGCAGGGAGGCCATCTTCACGACCATCGCAGACGTGGCCAATGAACTCGCCGCGAAGTACGACGTCGAGGCCATAGGCGTGGGCGCGGCCGGCTTCACCTCCTCGGACCGCAACACCATGGTCTACGGCACCAACCTCGACTGGACCGGCGCCCGCATCGCCGATGAGATCGCCTCCCGCACCGGCAAGAAGGTCGTGGTGGAGAACGACGCCAATGCGGCCGGATGGGCCGAAGCCCGTTTCGGCGGCGGCAAGGGCGCGCAGAACGTCCTTGTGGTGACACTGGGCACCGGAGTCGGAGGCGCCGTCATCATCGACGGGCACCTGGTGCGCGGTGCCGCCGGCTTCGCCGCGGAGATCGGCCACATCAACGTAGTCCCCGATGGACGCCCCTGCGGATGCGGTCAGCGCGGCTGCCTGGAACGCTACGGCTCGGGCACGGCCCTGGGCGTCAACGGGTGGGAGCTGGCCAAGTTCCGGCCCGACTACGCCGCCCGCATCATCGAGCTGTCCGGCGGGGACCAGAACAGGATTTCCGGCAAGGCCGTCACGGCCGCCGCCCGCGAGGGCGACCCGGCGGCCCTGGAGTGCTACACCCACCTGGGCAGCGCACTCGGCCGGGGACTGGCCGACCTGTGTGCCGTGCTCGACCCCGAGGTGATCGTGCTGACTGGCGGTCTGACCGAGGCGGGCGACATCCTGCTGAACCCGGTGCGCGCCACCTTCAATGAGCGCCTGACGGCGCACGCTCATCGACCCGAGATCCCGATCGTCATCTCCTCTTCTGGTCAGGAGGCCGGACTCATCGGCGCCGCCGACCTCGCCCGCCAGAACTGA
- a CDS encoding DsbA family protein — MTSSTYGTAPEQRPVSRANPIVITLLLVIAILLSVIAIVLVVRPGQSSTGTTAESPAATDSATATASASAVQTSAPSQTDAGLLELLHGEVTRDGNDSRAKGNVDAPVVMVVYSDFACPYCTQFAQEVEPELEDLVAEGTLRVEWRDLAQITETSPLAAQASIAAGNQGKFWEFHDAVYAAADPTEHPEYTEDSLVAFAEEAGVPDLERFRSDMNDAATVQEVQDARQHAYDIGITGTPFFIINDAYIGGYAPADYMRRTILEQAAAAGHGATPAP, encoded by the coding sequence ATGACCTCATCCACCTACGGTACCGCGCCAGAGCAGCGGCCCGTCTCCCGCGCCAACCCAATCGTCATCACCCTGCTTTTGGTAATTGCGATCCTGCTCTCCGTCATCGCGATCGTCCTGGTGGTACGACCCGGTCAGTCCAGCACCGGCACGACGGCGGAGTCTCCAGCGGCTACGGACTCGGCAACCGCCACGGCGTCGGCCAGCGCGGTTCAAACCTCTGCGCCCTCACAAACAGACGCCGGCCTGCTGGAGCTCCTGCACGGCGAGGTCACCCGCGACGGCAACGATTCGCGCGCCAAAGGCAACGTTGACGCCCCGGTGGTGATGGTCGTCTACTCCGACTTCGCCTGCCCGTACTGCACTCAATTCGCGCAGGAGGTTGAGCCGGAGCTGGAGGATCTGGTTGCGGAGGGCACGCTGCGCGTGGAATGGCGCGATCTGGCCCAGATCACCGAGACGTCCCCCCTGGCGGCGCAGGCCAGCATCGCCGCCGGAAACCAGGGTAAGTTCTGGGAGTTCCACGACGCCGTGTATGCCGCCGCCGACCCGACCGAGCACCCGGAGTACACCGAGGACTCCCTGGTCGCCTTCGCCGAGGAGGCGGGCGTGCCGGACCTGGAGCGGTTCCGTTCCGACATGAACGACGCCGCCACCGTGCAGGAGGTGCAGGACGCCAGGCAACACGCCTACGACATCGGCATCACCGGCACGCCCTTCTTCATCATTAACGACGCCTACATCGGTGGCTACGCGCCCGCGGACTACATGCGGAGAACCATCCTCGAGCAGGCCGCGGCAGCGGGGCATGGCGCCACTCCTGCCCCGTAA